The Juglans microcarpa x Juglans regia isolate MS1-56 chromosome 8S, Jm3101_v1.0, whole genome shotgun sequence genome has a window encoding:
- the LOC121244463 gene encoding proteasome subunit beta type-3-A has product MSIFEYNGSALVAMVGKNCFAIASDRRLGVQLQTIATDFQRIYKIHDRLFLGLSGLATDAQTLYQRLVFRHKLYQLREERDMKPETFASLVSAVLYEKRFGPYFCQPVIAGLGEEDKPFICTMDSIGAKELAKDFVVAGTASESLYGACEAMFKPDMEAEELFETISQALLSSVDRDCLSGWGGHVYVITPTEVKERILKGRMD; this is encoded by the exons atGTCG ATTTTCGAGTACAATGGATCTGCTCTGGTTGCCATGGTGGGAAAGAACTGCTTCGCCATCGCCAGTGATCGTAGGCTCGGAGTTCAGCTCCAAACCATCGCCACCGACTTTCAAAGGATCTATAAGATTCACGATCGCCTATTCCTCGGTCTCTCTGGACTCGCCACCGACGCTCAGACTCT GTATCAACGGCTTGTGTTCCGCCACAAGCTGTATCAGCTTCGTGAAGAGAGAGACATGAAGCCTGAAACTTTTGCAAGCCTAGTCTCTGCTGTTCTGTATGAGAAAAG GTTTGGCCCATACTTCTGTCAGCCTGTAATTGCTGGATTGGGAGAGGAAGACAAGCCATTCATTTGCACTATGGATTCAATTGGAGCCAA GGAACTAGCAAAAGATTTTGTTGTTGCTGGCACTGCCTCAGAGTCTCTCTATGGTGCTTGTGAGGCAATGTTCAAGCCCGACATG GAAGCAGAGGAATTGTTTGAGACCATCTCTCAAGCCCTGCTATCATCAGTTGATCGAGACTGTTTGAGTGGATGGGGAGgacatgtttatgtcat AACACCGACTGAAGTAAAGGAGAGGATCTTGAAGGGAAGGATGGATTGA
- the LOC121244820 gene encoding uncharacterized protein LOC121244820, producing the protein MGNIISSFFSGFGKVFGDLFNSPLDFLAGKSCSSECGSTWDFICYIENFCIANLLKMAMVLVLVYIVLLFFYLLEKVGLCQRIIHSLCKIVWACLSSCFHAWEYFCIFLWVKLHKLKRVNRTHLEEEFDTSEEEYDDGSFSYHMSRSMDVNKSPSRRWRSHRDAYLRKCLRPRSHRIQVAIGRDSIHGGRGNAIKHWKNGTAIHDIRVTRTSKFAHKGRKYRRGAYHMSRL; encoded by the exons ATGGGTAACATAATTAGTTCATTCTTTTCGGGGTTTGGTAAAGTCTTTGGCGACCTTTTCAACTCTCCACTCGATTTCCTTGCTGGAAAATCATGCAG TTCAGAGTGTGGATCAACATGGGATTTCATCTGTTACATCGAAAATTTTTGCATTGCCAATCTGCTAAAGATGGCCATGGTACTGGTTCTGGTTTACATAG TTCTCTTATTCTTCTATCTGTTAGAGAAAGTAGGCCTTTGCCAACGTATCATTCACAGCCTTTGCAAGATAGTATGGGCATGCCTTTCTTCCTGTTTTCATGCTTGGGAGTACTTTTGCATTTTCTTGTGGGTAAAGCTTCATAAGCTAAAAAGGGTCAACAGAACACACCTCGAAGAAGAGTTCGACACAAGCGAAGAAGAATATGATGATGGAAgtttttcatatcatatgtcTAGATCCATGGATGTGAACAAGTCACCATCTCGCCGATGGAGGAGTCACAGAGATGCTTACCTGAGGAAATGTTTGCGGCCAAGGAGTCATCGTATACAAGTAGCTATTGGTAGGGATTCAATTCATGGTGGTAGAGGAAATGCAATTAAGCATTGGAAAAATGGTACTGCCATCCATGACATTAGGGTGACCAGGACATCAAAGTTTGCGCACAAGGGGAGAAAATATAGGAGAGGGGCTTATCATATGAGTAGGTTGTGA